ACATGGTCACCAGGGTCAGCATGCAGGTCACCAGGAGCGTTACCCGCCCCGGAATGGCGTCCAGTCCCAGCCAGAAGCTGAACCAGGACAGCATCACCACCAACGATGAGGGGGCGAAGGTCTGGATGAGGTGGTGGCCAATCTGGCGCTCGAAGCGGAAGTACACGGTGAGGCGGGAGAAGTTGCCCACCTTCTCCGGCATGTAGCCGTCGCTCTCCTCCAGTTCCAGCGGCTGGCCCAGATTGtactgcagcagcttcagTTCCGGATTCAGGGTCACCCCGGAGTCCGACCAGCGCAGCTTAACCTTCTGATTGTTCGACGAGACTTCGGAAGTGGAAATGTCGTCAGATAAAGCTGCCATGGGGGGCCTACAAACTTACAGCTCTCGATGTAGATGGGACACACCTGGATGTCCATGGGGTACAGCTGGAACTCCATCTGGCAGGCGATGATCGCGTGCATCCGGGCCGCATAGCGCACCGTCTTGTTCTTGTAGAGCGTCACCGACGTGAACTTGTGGGTCAGTGTCGCTATTTCTACAACGAAAAGACATCGAGAAGACGTTGCAGAGATGCGGAACAAATGGGTTTTGATTAGAACTATGGCATTGGCATCGATAGACTCATTTCTTGCGCATTTCGGTGGTGGTTCagtggttgggtggtggtCAATTGGTGGTCAGTTGGAGGTGCCGTGATGCTGATCTTGCTCGTGATCACCTAACGTCTAGGTTAAAGCGCGATTATCTACTAACGACGAATGAGTTGATGTTTCGTTTTATTGAATAAGAAAATTGAATCTATCAAAATTAAagataacaagagagaatgctatagtcgagttccccgactatctgatacccgttactcagctagtgaaagtgcgaagtcttcagcactgacagtttttggcggtttgtgggcgctagagtgggcgtggcaaaaagttttttggcaaatcgatagaaatttagaagactaatacaaaaatgaaaaaatatcaaaacatttttcagaagtgtgggcgtagcagctttgggcggtttgtgggcgctagagtgggcgtggcaaaaagttttttggcaaatcgatagaaatttagaagactaatacaaaaatgaaaaaatatcaaaacatttttcaaaagtgtgggcgtggcagttttgcgcggtttgtgggcgttagagtgggcgtggcaacatgaatcgacaaacttgcgctgcgtctatgtctcaggagtcagtatgcttaatctcaactttctaccttttgtagttcctgagatctcgacgttcatacggacaaaaacttaaatattttacaagtGAACGGATCTCAATCTACTTGCAGATGCTATAATGATTTCAAacaataaagtatatataaaagaaCGACATGCgtaataattttcaaaaattatattatttgaatatccAAGACTGACTGGTGCTTTACAATCGTGACTGGGGATATAAACAAGGCTGACCGATTTGGaatcgatttttgttttgtaaatgtTGACAATGGCAacccaaaatggaaaaaaccGAATTGCCAACGGGGTGCACACGTGATTCCAAGGTGAGATCTTATCAGGACCCCGGGTGCAACTGcaaattttcgttttcgttttcggatTCGGAGCGTGGGCGATGGTCCTGACCATGGCGGTGGTGGACTACGGGTGGCTCTACGGTGGATTGGAGTGTCCTGTTTCGACCATGGCATTGGAACCGGAATGGACTTCGTGCGTGTAATGAGGGCCGCTAGTGGGCGGGTCCGGTATTGGGTggggaaattataaaaaaacttaaatgtaCACTGGTTCTTTCGCTAGGTGTGCGatgtatggatatatatacacacaagGAACTGAATGGCACGAGAAAAAACACTTGATTCAGCCAGTAGGTAGTcggtatatagatatagatagatTTCGAAGAATGTTGAATATACAGGAGACATTGGATGGAAGTTATGCGctgatactgatactgaaACTGATATTGATACTGATACTGAAATCGATTTCGATGGATTTtggcaaaaacagaaacacaaaaGTGGCAAACACAGATCTAGAGTCAATTTGATATACTTATATCTTTGTCTAGATGAAAGTTTTTCGAATCTCTTTCACCCTTATTGCGTAGCAGGGAAGTGGACGCAACATATGGACTTCCGTATCCTATGCAGAAGTATCGGTATTGTTAGTTCGGGAATTGTTAGTCGGTGGATTAGTAACCGGTGGATtaggaaaaaacaaacaaacaaaggaaacaaaacaaagtaaTTCGTTACTATATACAAACGGTCCACACTTATAGAGTTTAATTAGACACATAGGGTGATGAGCTCAGCTGGACAAAGTGCATGAATCCCGGTCCAAGATACGTAAAACACACAGATatcaacacacacactaatCGACTAATCTCAACTAGTCAACTAATCGAACATGAAGCATTCGCATactacatacacacacatagtCTATGGGGTTGAGTAGTGGGGGTGGACGTACCGGCAATTTTGGAATTTAGAAAGTACGGATCCGGCTGCCAAAAATTCTCAAAGACCTCTGGAAGCAGCGTCACGTAGTCGTCGCCCTCCTCGAATATGTCATCTGGGATCTCCAGACGCGACTCCAGCCAGCGCTGATGTATAAACATGTCTACTCTGAAAATGTACACAGTATCGCTATATGCTCCATTACGATCCTCCGATCTGAGGTGTCTCCGGGCGCGACGGCACTTACCTAAAGTCCATATCCTCTACGTTAATTGAGTTAATATCTACAACGAATATGCTAAAGTCTACTATCACTGGGGAGCCCTTCTTCGAGGGCGGTCGTATTTCTGCAATAAATCAAGGCGATCTCCGGTTAGCCACATTTGGTGTGAACACTTTATTCGCACAATCACGAATCACAATTACCCCAGCCCATCCCACTGAGAAATCCGGAGGAACTTTCGTGCGCGAATTCATTTTAAAGGGGCCTCCGTCTGGAATCCCCCAAAAAACCGAGGATGCCCCCAACTCCAACTCCCTAACTCCCGATTTCCCCACCAAGTTCAGGGGCAGCCCACGGTTTTCATGCGTATTACACAACCCgcgaaaatcgatagaaataaaGGTGTTGATTAGCTCCAGCAATTGCCTCGAATGAGGAAAACACGCCTCTCGCTCATTTTGGTGAATTATTCATACCTTTGCCAACGGCTTCTGACCCACCAAAGCAGCTATTGCATAAGTTTGCAATCCGATACTATGCGATTCTAATACTTACAATTTTGACCATACTTtatgaatattatatattatatttaagtaGAATACTTTCAAGACTTGGAGCTTGCTCAAAAAAAGTAATACATCAGATAAAGGTGTTTCAAACTTGTTATTCGCGTACCGCACTAATTGGCATTACAATGATTTTAAGTGGATAACCATCTGTTTCTtttcaatatatgtacatatctgcTTAAAGATTTATTACCCACCGCTTGCCAGTCGTTTATTTTTTCGCACAAAATGTACTTAATTGTGTTGAGTAATTTATGGTGAACATTAAGTTTAGTGAACTTTAGTCGTTTTGGGTGCAAGCCAAAAGAAAAGGAACTAATAAGCGAATAATTTGATTGGTACACCCCGTACTCATAATCATACAATTATGCGGGTGAGTTTCGGTAGAATGTTTCCGTTTAGCATGAAGCATTTTACGAAGTAATGTAAGTTTAATGCCAGCTCTCCTTCAGATCCTTAGATTACACAAATTCTTCGGCAATTCGGGCAGGCAATTGGCGCcggaaaatgttattttgattttaatcgATCGTAATGCCGGATGACGTCAAAAGCCCCGCCCGGGAGCCTGGGGGGACCCCGTAGCTCCTAACCCATACCCCGTAATCCGTAACCCTAACCTAGTATGCCATAGACGGAGGCCCTGAAATTCGCCGCGCCGCGTCACGAAACGAGCGgagaggaaaaagaaaaaaagctaAAACGGTGAAGAAAAACCCCGAACACgcatatccatatccacatccatgcCCACGGTTGGCGGTTTCATGGTGCAaacaaatcagaaatcagaaatccgAAAGGAAAAAACGGCTGTGGGCAATCCGTagcaattaaacacaaaaGGAGACCGCATCGAAAAGGACACCTCCGAGGAGAACGATTCACCCCGTATTGCATCGGGGCATTGGGGCATTGGGGCCTGTGGGGGGCTATTAGGGGGCTTTGCTAGGGGCACAGCTATGGGTGGAGTTCAACTTACCCTTGACATAATTAGGCGGAAGAACTACTCGCGGCTTGGCTGTGTAGTTCATGTGGGCTTCCGTGGCTTCGCTCAGCCTGCAAAATgagcagcacaaaacaaaaggggGAAATTCAAATGCAGTTCCTTGTGGGAAGTACTTGGTTGGGTTGGGGATTGGGTgtttgggggttggggggttgGGGAAACCCCACCTCACAGGGGTAGTCCTTTCGCCTGATGTCTGCCACATGCAACTGTAGCAAACTTTGTCAATTTAAGtctgaatttgaaattaaCTTCCTTCGTGCTGGCCGGCGCTtcgattccattcgattcgattcagCTCGGCTAGGCTCTGTTCAGttctgtgctgtgctgtgctgttcTGTTTTGGTGTTTAACCTCCTGGCAGGCGAGTAATAACATTAGTTTCCTCCGCTCCAGTCGGTCGCATATGCCGTGCAGGATTCTCATTTGACTGTGATCCAATTGACCTTGCTATAGGTATTTCGAACCGAAATCAAActaaaccgaaccgaactgaactgaactgaaccgatTTGCACATTTGGCAGGACGAAGGTTCCCCTTGAACTGGAAACGATTCTGGGTCTGGGATAAGTTGGGGTTGCACTTGGCGGACTCGAAACTCCAGATGGTATaaggaatgggaatgggtatggggAATGGGCATCGGGAGTCGGGGTAACTCGAGCTTACCACATCAGTATGAATCCCAGTCCAAACGATATGAATGCGTTTGTGTTGAATTTGTCGAGCATGATGTTGGGGCGACGGCACGGGAAAGGATTTGTAACACACAGACCTCAAATCATCTCACTTTACACCGACGTGGGAATTTCATAATTCGGTTTCTGTAACACAATATTTTCAATCATTTGCATTGGCTCGCCTTTGGTATTCGCAACTTGTATTTCTCTGGACTGCTGTAGCTTGGTCTGGTTcttacattttgttttgattgggATTTACTTGGCTCTCTGGCGGTTTCTTACTTTCTTTTTGCCCGCTTTTCACTATATGCACGACACACTATATACACTGAACAAAAGATACATTCGTATATATGGAGAGCAGAGATCGCACATAGACGGGGTCCTGGTTGGGGCCAACTTAATCCGCAAGGTTTTCCCTCCGACTCGGCTGCCGTTCGGAACTCGAATAAACAAGAGCCGAGTTCGCGCGCCGAGTGAGTGATCATCTAGatacgagtatctgtatccgcaTCTGTGATATGTGGACTTGTGGATTCCACGCTCGGTGTGTGGGCGTGCGATTGCGGATTGCTGTCGTAAAACGGTATCTACAGTGGTCACTCGCGTTTACTTTCTCTAAGTGCAAGTGGAACTAAGATTA
This sequence is a window from Drosophila teissieri strain GT53w chromosome 2R, Prin_Dtei_1.1, whole genome shotgun sequence. Protein-coding genes within it:
- the LOC122612169 gene encoding glycine receptor subunit alpha-2 isoform X1, producing MLDKFNTNAFISFGLGFILMWLSEATEAHMNYTAKPRVVLPPNYVKEIRPPSKKGSPVIVDFSIFVVDINSINVEDMDFRVDMFIHQRWLESRLEIPDDIFEEGDDYVTLLPEVFENFWQPDPYFLNSKIAEIATLTHKFTSVTLYKNKTVRYAARMHAIIACQMEFQLYPMDIQVCPIYIESFSSNNQKVKLRWSDSGVTLNPELKLLQYNLGQPLELEESDGYMPEKVGNFSRLTVYFRFERQIGHHLIQTFAPSSLVVMLSWFSFWLGLDAIPGRVTLLVTCMLTLVTMFTGADIPPVAYVKALDLWMAGCMLSVFAALAEFVVVKVLDVQYQYQVNRIPKVLPMRISNMEKGQCATVASWEGGAVRSRKATQTPTTPGQTSLQGNGGPPKPARRQSLLSVAWTDTDTGVEKIMWREIDKVSRAVFPILFFVFVLLYWPILLMKSS
- the LOC122612169 gene encoding glycine receptor subunit alpha-2 isoform X2, encoding MLDKFNTNAFISFGLGFILMWLSEATEAHMNYTAKPRVVLPPNYVKEIRPPSKKGSPVIVDFSIFVVDINSINVEDMDFRVDMFIHQRWLESRLEIPDDIFEEGDDYVTLLPEVFENFWQPDPYFLNSKIAEIATLTHKFTSVTLYKNKTVRYAARMHAIIACQMEFQLYPMDIQVCPIYIESFSSNNQKVKLRWSDSGVTLNPELKLLQYNLGQPLELEESDGYMPEKVGNFSRLTVYFRFERQIGHHLIQTFAPSSLVVMLSWFSFWLGLDAIPGRVTLLVTCMLTLVTMFTGADIPPVAYVKALDLWMAGCMLSVFAALAEFVVVKVLDVQYQYQVNRIPKRISNMEKGQCATVASWEGGAVRSRKATQTPTTPGQTSLQGNGGPPKPARRQSLLSVAWTDTDTGVEKIMWREIDKVSRAVFPILFFVFVLLYWPILLMKSS
- the LOC122612169 gene encoding glycine receptor subunit alpha-2 isoform X3, which produces MLDKFNTNAFISFGLGFILMWLSEATEAHMNYTAKPRVVLPPNYVKEIATLTHKFTSVTLYKNKTVRYAARMHAIIACQMEFQLYPMDIQVCPIYIESFSSNNQKVKLRWSDSGVTLNPELKLLQYNLGQPLELEESDGYMPEKVGNFSRLTVYFRFERQIGHHLIQTFAPSSLVVMLSWFSFWLGLDAIPGRVTLLVTCMLTLVTMFTGADIPPVAYVKALDLWMAGCMLSVFAALAEFVVVKVLDVQYQYQVNRIPKVLPMRISNMEKGQCATVASWEGGAVRSRKATQTPTTPGQTSLQGNGGPPKPARRQSLLSVAWTDTDTGVEKIMWREIDKVSRAVFPILFFVFVLLYWPILLMKSS